In a genomic window of Criblamydia sequanensis CRIB-18:
- a CDS encoding RHS repeat-associated core domain-containing protein — translation MGLIAKHFDEESGLYYFGRRYYQPDIGRWITPDPAGFADG, via the coding sequence ATAGGACTAATAGCTAAACATTTTGATGAAGAGTCAGGCCTCTATTATTTTGGCAGGCGTTACTATCAACCAGACATTGGCCGATGGATCACTCCTGACCCGGCAGGCTTCGCAGATGGCTAA
- a CDS encoding CPCC family cysteine-rich protein: MDQLFACPCCGYLTLSDPPPGTFEICDVCRWEDDDFQFNHPNYEGGANEESLNKAKINFLKFGASSESKIKNAREPLPNEIPPNPD; this comes from the coding sequence ATGGATCAGTTATTTGCTTGCCCTTGCTGTGGTTATCTCACTTTATCAGATCCTCCCCCTGGCACATTTGAAATTTGCGATGTCTGTCGGTGGGAGGATGACGACTTTCAATTTAACCACCCTAATTATGAAGGGGGAGCAAATGAGGAAAGTTTAAATAAAGCTAAAATAAATTTTTTAAAATTTGGAGCTTCTTCAGAATCAAAAATTAAGAATGCTAGAGAACCATTACCTAATGAAATTCCACCAAACCCAGATTAA